GCAACCAGTTTCCCTTCGAAGTTGATCTCTTCCAGCGTTGGGAAAAAATCATCCCAGTCACACTGAGCTTCGCCGTAATACCAGGTTGGGATGCCAAGCAGCAGGATATCGAAGGCTTCAATGTCTTCTTTGCTGCTTTTGGCAATATCGTGGACTTCAGCAACATCAGCACCGCCCAATTTTTCTTGGATCATTTTGGCGATGTTTTCTGTGTTGCCTGTATCACTACCGAAGAATATACCTATTATTGCCATAAAATGGGTTAACCTCTTGTTTTATTAGTGTATTAAATCTATACACATCACGCTGAAATCAGCTAGAAAAATGTCAGTTTCAGTAACATGAAAAGCGTTATTTTGACCAAACATCCATGACAAATCTGTCAGATTTGTGTGGTGATAGCGCTTCATTGTGTTTAATAAAAGCCGTTAATCGGCAAGGTGATTTTTTTCTGTCAGTTGAGCTAATAACATTTGTTCAATCAATTCACTGCGGCTAATGTTGCGCTGTTTTGCCAGATGGTTTAGTGCATCGACGGCATCTTCATTGAGCTTGAGTTCCACTCGCCGCAGTCCTTTGACTTTATCTCGCCGCAACTGGTTGCGTTTATTGATTCTAAGCTGTTCATCTCTGGACAGCGGGTTTGTCTTAGGTCGCCCAGGCCTGCGTTCATCTGCGAACAAATCCAGTGTGGTGCGATCAGTTTGTTCTTTTGCCATAAATTCAATTGATAATGGGCGTGTACCAATAATATAGCGGGCAATAATACCTTAGCTGGACGCGTGTCGCTACTAGTTTCCCTTTCCGCTTTTTGTCGGTGGAAGTCCCCTTTTGAGGTAATTTTTCTGTGTACAATGTCAGTGATGATATTTTTATCGATACTCCTAACCAGAATGATATCGGGCTGCTGTTTGTGAATAAGATAAGTTTCTTTTTTAGTCATCACTTCGTTTGTTGATACCAAAGTTGTGCATATAAGCCATTTTGCTGTACCAGAGCATCATGTGAACCTGATTCAGTGATACTCCCCAGATCTAAAACGAAAATCTTATCGGCATGGCGGAGGGTATTTAACCGATGAGCAATGCTGATCACGGTTCGGTTTCGGCATATTTCATCCATATTGCTCATGATGGCGGCTTCTGACTCATAATCCAGTGCGGAGGTCGCTTCATCAAGGATCAGAATCTTGGGATCATTGAGCAATGCCCTTGCCAATGCGATACGTTGCCGCTGTCCACCAGAAAGGTTACCCCCTTTTTCGCCAACATAATGGTCAAATTTATGTGGAAATGCATTGATAAAATCAACCGCCCCCGCCAAGGTTGCAGCCCGATAGACCTCTTCATCACTGGCATTGGGCTTGCACAGGCGGATATTGTCCGCAATGCTGCCGGAAAACAGAATGCTCTCCTGCAAGACTACGCTCATATTACGGCGCAGTGATACTGGGTCGGCAATCGCTAAATCCATGCCATCCACCAAAACCTGACCGTGTTGTGGCACATATAGGCGTTGTAACAGGCGGGTTAATGTACTTTTGCCGGAACCCGATGGTCCGGTAATGCCAATAAATTCTCCGGCCTTAATGTTCAGTGACAAATTTGCCAGCACTTCTGGCGTATCAGTATGATAGCGGAAGCGTATATTGCGGAATTCAATCTGGCCTGCCAGTTCAGGAGCTGATACCAGCCCCTGTTTACTACTTTCCATAGGTTCATCAAGAATATCGCCCACCCGACGCAGGGCGATCAGCGTATGCTGAAAATCTTGCCAGACTTGTGCCAATCTTAGGATGGGTTGGGTAACATGCCCCGCCAACATATTAAAGGCAATTAATTCACCAGGGGATAAATCCCCATCAAGTACACCCCGAACTCCCCACCATAGCAGCAGAGCAGCAACTACTTTTTGGATCAGTTCAATGCCTTGTCCGGCGGCAAGCCCACTTTTTTGCGCCGTGAAACGCCGGATTAACTGCTGGCTGAGCACCTTTTGCCACTGGTGCAGAAAGCGTTTTTCTGTCGCAGTAGTTTTAATGGTTTCAATACCCGTGACAGCTTCTGTCAGAAAGCTGGTGGCATTAGCATCAGCTTCATACTCTTTTTCTACCTTGCGTCGAATGATTGGCCCGACGGCGATCCAGAGCAAGAAATAGAGAACCAGCGAACTGATTACGATCCAGGTTAACAGGGAGGAATAATGGAACATCACACCCAGAAACAGAACAATGAAAATCAGGTCAAGCAACAGCATCAGGGTAGAACCGGTCAAAAATTGGCGGATCTGCGCCATCTCCCTGACTCTGGCAATAATTTGTCCTGTTTGCCGCTGTTTGAAATAGGGCAGGGGCAAACCGACGAGGTGGCGATACAATTTGCCGGAGAGTTCAGCATTGATTTGGCTGGCCATATGCCCAAACACGGTATTACGCAGGAAGCCATAAAGAGGTTCTGCCAACGCCAGTGCCAGCATCGCCATACCTAAAACATGCAGGCTGGAAATACTCCGCCCAACCAGCACCTTATCGATGACATTTTCAAATAATAAAGGCGCCGCCAATGCAAAAAGCTGCAATACAATGGCATACAGAAAAATATCCCGTAACTGGCTTTTTTGCCTGAAAATAGAAGGGAAAAACCAGCTTAGGCCAAATTTAACCTGCTGCTTGGTCAGGAATTTATCCGCTACCAGCAGCACCTTATATTCACACCCGCTGTGATCCTGTTCACCCCGCATTGGATGAGTCAGTGCATGCACTTCATATTGTCCGGTGATAGGATCGAACACTTTAAATGCATCAGAACGAATTTCTGACAGAATCCACCAACGCTTATCCAATTCAATCAATGCAGGTACAGGTAATGTGGCAACGCTATCAGGTGTCAAACGTTCAAACTTACTGCACAGCCCAATAGCATCCGCCGCTTCACGTAGTTGTGGATCTGTCAGTGCAAGGGAATCCAGCCCCAGGGAATGATGTAATTGCCCGACAGAAGCCACTTTATGGAACTGTTTCCCTAAATGAACGAGACAATCCAGGGCGTAATTGTTTGCAAAGGAAAAAGTATCAGTCATGATTATTTTTCCCTTAACGCTTCAGATTGATATTCTCGGATTGGACTGAGCAGATAATCAATCACTCTGCGTTGATCCGTCTTGATTTCCGCAACAATAGACATCCCAGCCGTGATTTCAACAGGTTTTCCATCCACCATAATATTGTTCTGTTTGAGGCTGATTTGCGCGGGAAAAACCAGACCTGACCGTTCGTCGGTGGTGGAGTCCCGTGAAATGCTCAATAACTCTCCTTCAATCGTGCCATAGCGAGTATAAGGAAATGCATCGACTTTAACAGTGACATGCTGACCAGGCCGGACAAAACCGGCATCTTTGTTCAGGATCTGGATTTCAGCCAGTTGTACATGCTCGTCAGGAACAATCACCATCAGATTCTGCGCAGGTTGCAAAACAGCGCCGAGGGTATGGACACTTAATTGTTGAACTGTGCCGGTCACGGGAGCACGCACAACCTCAAGTTCTTCCCGCTCTTGCATTTTAGAAATTTCTTGTTGTGTTACCGCCAACTGAATTTTTGCCTGTTTCCTTTTCTCAAACCATTCCCGCTCTTTTTTAATTTTGACGCTCTTTAACTGCTCTTCCAGACTCTTGTATTTCGCCATCAGAATATCGAGTTCCGATTTTTGTTGCGCGATCACCCTTTCTGTTTCCAGAAGTTCCTTTTCTTGTTCGAGATATTCCACCTTGCTGATAACCTGCTTTTGGCTCAATGTTTTTCGCGCCTGCAAACGTTGGTTAATATTTTCGCGCAGGTGGGTTAATGACCGTATATCGCTATGCCGCGCTTTTTGGGAAGTCAGGTTCTCTTCCATTTCCGCGTGAATAGTGGTCATAATTGAGTCGAACTCCTGCTGTTCGTGGGCGTAATGTGCCAGAATTCTTTCCTGCTTATCGGCGGATTGTTGTTGGAAAAGCGGCAGAGATTTAGGGAATTGTTTTTCCAGCAGAGCTTGATAACGAATTTCTTCTTCCGTCAGATAATTGCGTTGCTCGATCAAACGGGCAATATCCTGATTGACGCCGAGTGTATTGAGCGTTAACAGTGGTGCCCCTTTCTCAACATGCTGACCATTTGTGATATGAATGGCGATCAGGCGGCTTTGCTCGTAAGCCTGAATGATTTGGGAACGGCCAGAAGCGATCAGGCGTCCGGTTGCTGTTGCCTGTACATCCAATTTCCCCAGACAAGCCCAGAGCACCGCAACCAGAACACTGATACTCAGCGTTATTGCCGTATAGCGGGCGAACGGGGAAGGTGGACGTTGTGACAATGCCAGATGGGTCGGTAAAAAATCATAGTGGGGAGTGGCAGTATGTAACCGTTTAATCCCTTTGCGCAAGATAGCCTTAAACATGGGCAGGCTCCTCCTGTGTTGTTTCCTGTTTTAATTCTTGTTGTAACTGCCAAAGTTTCCGATAGTGTTTGCCTTGTTGCAGAAGCTGTTGGTGGCTGCCTTGTTCGATGATTTGGCCTTGATGTAACACAATGATCCGGTCGCATTGGCGTACCGTGGAGAGCCGGTGTGCAATGGTGATGACCGTTCTGCCTTGGGCAATCTCAGCCATGTTGGATTGAATGATGGCTTGCGATTCATCATCCAATGCACTGGTGGCTTCATCAAGGATCAAGATCTTGGGATCGGATAACAGGGTTCTGGCAATGGCAAGACGTTGTCTCTGCCCGCCTGATAACGATTGTCCCCCTTCGGCGATCACCGTGTCATACCCCATCGGCAATCGGAGAATAAAATCGTGTGCCCCTGCCAGCTTTGCGGCTTCAATGACGGCGGATAACGGGGCGTCAGGACATGACTGGGACAGGTTCTCATACACAGTTTTATTAAACAGGAAGTTTTCTTGCAAAACGATACCAATCTGCTGCCGGATGGATGCAATCTTGAAGTTTTGCAAGGGAATGCCATCCAGTGTGATAGTTCCACGCTCTGGGGTATAAAGTCGTAACAGCAAACGTGCAAGAGTGCTTTTCCCAGAGCCTGAAGTGCCCACAACGCCTACGTTTTCTCCTGCCCGAATATCGAGCGTGAAATGGTTGATAGTGGGTGGAAGATCGGGTTGATAGTGAAAGACGATATCAGAAAATGAGATAGCTCCTTGTAATACAACCTGTTCGTTGCCTGATTGTTGCTCTGTTGGCAGGTTCAGCATATCTCCCAGCTTATCAACGGCAATGCGTGAACGGATAAATTGCCCCCAGAGCTGCACCAACTTAGCCAGAGGTTGCTGGGTATGGCTTACCATCATATTGAAGGCGATCAATTGACCAATCGTCATGTGCAGGGAAAGCACCTCGGAAGCGCCCAGCCAGATAATGACAGCACTGGTGATTTTTTGTATCACCGTCACCAGATGACTGGAACGATTATCCCATTGCTGCACATCATAACTGGTGCTGACCATATTTTCGGTCTGGTTATCCCAACGGCGAATAAAGCGGGGTTCAGCAGCGAGGCTTTTCAGTGTTTCAGCACCGGCAACGGTCTCGGTCAGGAAAGAGGTATTCATTGCCGCATGAGTGAACTGTTTTTCCACTGCCTTTTCCATTTTGGGTGTCACCCACCAGGCAAGCAGGGCATAGCAGGGGAGGGTAAGCAGGAAAATTAAGGTGAGCATACCGGACAACAGGCTCATGACATAAATAAAGATGAACATGAATAAAACGTCGATGCACAAGGTGAACATGGAGCCGGTTAAAAACTCCCGAACCGTTTCCAGTTCCCGTACTCGTGTCACAATCGCACCCACTTGGCGGGATTTAAAAAACAGCAACGGCAGGCCAAACAAGTGCTTAACCAGCTTCAACCCCAGTTTTATGTCAATCCGGTTGGCGGTGTGAGCATACTGATATTCGCGCAAGCCCCGCAGAATGATTTCAACCAGTCCGGCAACCACAAGTCCAAAAATCAGCACATCCAATGTGGAAAATGCTTGATGCACGAGAACTTTGTCCATGACAACTTGCACAACCAGCGGGGAAATAAGTGCCAGAATTTGCAAAACGAAGGAGTACAGGAGTATCTCCATCAGGTTTTTCTTTTGCCTGATAAATTCAGGAATAAACCAATGAATATTAAATTGATTGCTTTTTTGTGTTATTTTTATCCACTTGCCGCTCCATAAATTGATAAATTCTTCTTTACCTAATATCTCTGGTGTTTCTTGATGAGGTTTTTGGATTAATACTCGCTGTTCATCATATTTTGCCAGAATGAAAGGGTGTCCATCATTGCCGAACAAAACGGCGGGTAGTGATATGTCACCTAACTGCTTATTTATAGAGTGTTTATTTTTAATTCTAATGTTACATTCTTTTTTTAAATTATTCAGAGTGGAAATATAATCATCATTATTGTTTAAGTTTTTATTTAATGTGGATTTCTGGGTTTTATTAGATATCATTATTATTAAATTAATTAATGATATTGTTGTTTTTTCTATTTCATTCATTAAATTAAATCTATTTTAAATAAAAATCATACGCTTGATTAAGAAAATGACCCAAAAACGTATGGGGCATTGATTTATTAATAATTTTAGCAAATTTGTTAAAAGATATTACCTTTTATCAAGGTGTCTGTGAATAATTAGGGAAAATGTAGCGCCTAAACAAATATTTTACTATTTATTATATGTTGATACCTTATTTTTGCCATTTTGTATGTTGGATAGCGCTTGAAAAATAAAAAATAATAGTTCTTGAAAAATTAAGGAAAGATAAGTTACTTTAGCTTACTCAGGGAATTGTAGCAATAAGGTTTAATCATAAATGAAGCCATAATGTATATGAATTCATTTATGATTTAATCATTTTAATTTAATGCAAATTTAACATTAAATTAATATTTAGTTAATGGATAGTGCTATGTCTGAAAAATTTGTTCAAACCATCTCAAGCGTTAATTATAACAAAGGCGTATTCTCTCTTTATTTTGTGGGGCAAGAGCCAAACCGAATGGCGAGTGGTATGCTGGCAGAAAATGATCAGGAATTACAGTTAAAGCAAGTTATTCATATGCCTGCTTCTGGTTTTATGTATATGGTTTCTATGGTCAAAAGTATGCTGGAAGATCCAAGAATGGAAGCTGAAATCAATAAACTGGTCGCTGCTGGCTTTTTACCTATGCCTGAAATAGATGAAAGCGAAAAACCGGCTGAAACAGATGCGGCTATTTCAGAATCGACTGAACCGAAAAAACGTTCAACACGTAATTCTGCAACATCAAAATAACATCAGCCAAATTCAATCAGGCAGTTTTGCTACCTATGATGATTACACATCAACCGGCAACACTGAGTGCGAATGAAATACAGGCAATGATTGGTGGGGTAATGTTGCTTTGTCAGCATTCCCCCTTACACCGGCGTTATTTAGTTGCTGAATGGCAACAACGTATCTTGCCAGCATTTCAGCTTAATCAGTTTTGCTATTACGAAGATGAACATCAACGCCCAGTTGCTTTTTGTAATTGGGCTTTTTTGTCTGACCACAGTCGGGATGCGATCCTTTCCGGCGAACGGGAAATTTCGCGGGAAGATTGGCGTTCCGGCCAGCATATCTTTTTTCCAGAGATGATCGCGCCCTTTGGACATGCGCGTGATATCGCCTGCGATCTGCGTCGGCGTGTCTTTGCCGCATGGAAAGGGCAAAAAGCCTGCACAGTCAGGGGAACTCTGGATGTTCCAAATAACCGCTGTATCCGTCGGGTACAGTGGTTTACTGTTTAATTTTTACCCGATATCAGGATTATTTTATGGGAAAGTCATCTAGCCGCAGTGCGGAATACTTCTTTACTGAGAGATACGAAGATGATGATGATGGAAACGCAATACACGCCTTCGGCGTCGGCGTTAATGGTGTCATTAATGCTTATGGCGGAAATGACAACATAGTCGTCGGTTCTATTAATGTGACAGTCAATACCACATGGGGCGACGACACTATTTCGGGAGCGACTGGCTATCTGAAAGTCAATGACACGAGTGGCAATCTGACAGTGAAAGGGGGCTCCGGTTTCACTTCAATCAACAAAACTCAGAGTGGGCTAATCCGATTTGAGGGTGCCGCTGGTGGAGTGAAAATCCAGCATACCGGTGATAAGAGTGGTATCGATTATTCTGGCGCAGCCGGATACAACAGCATCACCCGCAAAGGCTTACAGGGTGATG
The sequence above is drawn from the Xenorhabdus ishibashii genome and encodes:
- a CDS encoding peptide chain release factor 1; this translates as MSEKFVQTISSVNYNKGVFSLYFVGQEPNRMASGMLAENDQELQLKQVIHMPASGFMYMVSMVKSMLEDPRMEAEINKLVAAGFLPMPEIDESEKPAETDAAISESTEPKKRSTRNSATSK
- the rtxC gene encoding RTX toxin-activating lysine-acyltransferase RtxC, with amino-acid sequence MMITHQPATLSANEIQAMIGGVMLLCQHSPLHRRYLVAEWQQRILPAFQLNQFCYYEDEHQRPVAFCNWAFLSDHSRDAILSGEREISREDWRSGQHIFFPEMIAPFGHARDIACDLRRRVFAAWKGQKACTVRGTLDVPNNRCIRRVQWFTV
- the ybfE gene encoding LexA regulated protein, with protein sequence MAKEQTDRTTLDLFADERRPGRPKTNPLSRDEQLRINKRNQLRRDKVKGLRRVELKLNEDAVDALNHLAKQRNISRSELIEQMLLAQLTEKNHLAD
- a CDS encoding HlyD family type I secretion periplasmic adaptor subunit; translated protein: MFKAILRKGIKRLHTATPHYDFLPTHLALSQRPPSPFARYTAITLSISVLVAVLWACLGKLDVQATATGRLIASGRSQIIQAYEQSRLIAIHITNGQHVEKGAPLLTLNTLGVNQDIARLIEQRNYLTEEEIRYQALLEKQFPKSLPLFQQQSADKQERILAHYAHEQQEFDSIMTTIHAEMEENLTSQKARHSDIRSLTHLRENINQRLQARKTLSQKQVISKVEYLEQEKELLETERVIAQQKSELDILMAKYKSLEEQLKSVKIKKEREWFEKRKQAKIQLAVTQQEISKMQEREELEVVRAPVTGTVQQLSVHTLGAVLQPAQNLMVIVPDEHVQLAEIQILNKDAGFVRPGQHVTVKVDAFPYTRYGTIEGELLSISRDSTTDERSGLVFPAQISLKQNNIMVDGKPVEITAGMSIVAEIKTDQRRVIDYLLSPIREYQSEALREK
- a CDS encoding peptidase domain-containing ABC transporter; its protein translation is MNEIEKTTISLINLIIMISNKTQKSTLNKNLNNNDDYISTLNNLKKECNIRIKNKHSINKQLGDISLPAVLFGNDGHPFILAKYDEQRVLIQKPHQETPEILGKEEFINLWSGKWIKITQKSNQFNIHWFIPEFIRQKKNLMEILLYSFVLQILALISPLVVQVVMDKVLVHQAFSTLDVLIFGLVVAGLVEIILRGLREYQYAHTANRIDIKLGLKLVKHLFGLPLLFFKSRQVGAIVTRVRELETVREFLTGSMFTLCIDVLFMFIFIYVMSLLSGMLTLIFLLTLPCYALLAWWVTPKMEKAVEKQFTHAAMNTSFLTETVAGAETLKSLAAEPRFIRRWDNQTENMVSTSYDVQQWDNRSSHLVTVIQKITSAVIIWLGASEVLSLHMTIGQLIAFNMMVSHTQQPLAKLVQLWGQFIRSRIAVDKLGDMLNLPTEQQSGNEQVVLQGAISFSDIVFHYQPDLPPTINHFTLDIRAGENVGVVGTSGSGKSTLARLLLRLYTPERGTITLDGIPLQNFKIASIRQQIGIVLQENFLFNKTVYENLSQSCPDAPLSAVIEAAKLAGAHDFILRLPMGYDTVIAEGGQSLSGGQRQRLAIARTLLSDPKILILDEATSALDDESQAIIQSNMAEIAQGRTVITIAHRLSTVRQCDRIIVLHQGQIIEQGSHQQLLQQGKHYRKLWQLQQELKQETTQEEPAHV
- a CDS encoding type I secretion system permease/ATPase, with translation MTDTFSFANNYALDCLVHLGKQFHKVASVGQLHHSLGLDSLALTDPQLREAADAIGLCSKFERLTPDSVATLPVPALIELDKRWWILSEIRSDAFKVFDPITGQYEVHALTHPMRGEQDHSGCEYKVLLVADKFLTKQQVKFGLSWFFPSIFRQKSQLRDIFLYAIVLQLFALAAPLLFENVIDKVLVGRSISSLHVLGMAMLALALAEPLYGFLRNTVFGHMASQINAELSGKLYRHLVGLPLPYFKQRQTGQIIARVREMAQIRQFLTGSTLMLLLDLIFIVLFLGVMFHYSSLLTWIVISSLVLYFLLWIAVGPIIRRKVEKEYEADANATSFLTEAVTGIETIKTTATEKRFLHQWQKVLSQQLIRRFTAQKSGLAAGQGIELIQKVVAALLLWWGVRGVLDGDLSPGELIAFNMLAGHVTQPILRLAQVWQDFQHTLIALRRVGDILDEPMESSKQGLVSAPELAGQIEFRNIRFRYHTDTPEVLANLSLNIKAGEFIGITGPSGSGKSTLTRLLQRLYVPQHGQVLVDGMDLAIADPVSLRRNMSVVLQESILFSGSIADNIRLCKPNASDEEVYRAATLAGAVDFINAFPHKFDHYVGEKGGNLSGGQRQRIALARALLNDPKILILDEATSALDYESEAAIMSNMDEICRNRTVISIAHRLNTLRHADKIFVLDLGSITESGSHDALVQQNGLYAQLWYQQTK